A genomic region of Dreissena polymorpha isolate Duluth1 chromosome 4, UMN_Dpol_1.0, whole genome shotgun sequence contains the following coding sequences:
- the LOC127875981 gene encoding uncharacterized protein LOC127875981, with translation MKATLAVLGLALFAVLAECKRAEEPAQNLLRKQILEKLAARGKLGEQNFGSEKSEVSEEDPEEPRWPYGWMEFAALYAKCESGSILIGEWGEYTNTALESVGIDGKDSVLAYACPGVMETGKILMEADDEGRKAAEPFLAMGLPVTQCVNLIAETENLAFLMLLTDKDIEESEFLKETDVLFNLCYEVFNNVNEQLEEEEDEAVSVVEAAAAKRSLKQLLAHVRK, from the exons ATGAAGGCTACTCTGGCTGTTTTGGGACTCGCACTGTTCGCTGTCCTTGCGGAATGCAAGCGCGCGGAAGAGCCCGCACAAAATCTGTTGAGGAAACAAATTCTGGAAAAACTTGCTGCACGAG GTAAACTTGGCGAACAAAACTTCGGATCCGAGAAATCTGAGGTTTCCGAAGAGGATCCGGAAGAACCGCGGTGGCCCTACGGCTGGATGGAAT TTGCCGCCCTGTACGCCAAGTGTGAGAGTGGTTCAATACTGATTGGGGAGTGGGGAGAGTACACCAACACGGCACTCGAATCGGTCGGCATTGACG GCAAAGACTCGGTTTTGGCGTATGCTTGCCCCGGAGTTATGGAGACTGGTAAAATTTTGATG GAAGCCGATGACGAGGGAAGGAAGGCCGCCGAACCATTTCTCGCTATGGGATTACCTGTCACGCAGT GCGTGAACCTGATCGCCGAAACGGAAAATCTGGCTTTCCTCATGTTACTGACTGACAAGGATATAGAGG AGAGTGAGTTCCTGAAGGAGACGGACGTGCTGTTCAATCTGTGTTACGAGGTGTTTAATAATGTGAATGAACAGCTAGAAGAGGAGGAGGACGAGGCAGTATCAGTCGTTGAGGCAGCAGCGGCAAAGAGGAGCCTCAAGCAGCTACTCGCGCACGTTAGGAAATAG